CGGCCGTCGCGCTGCAGGGCGTCGAGGATGCGCCGATCAAGGTTGTCGAGCTGGTACTGCATGGAATTTCATCCCTCTCGCTTCTGGCCGCATGAAATATCAATCATCCAGAATCAAGTGGCATCAACGCAACCCGATTTCGTGATTGGACCGCTAGCATGGGCCACCCCCACCTCGTTGTGCCGCTCCATGGACGCCCGTACCACCCTCCCCCTGCCCGACACCTGCGATACCGCCCCGCGTGCCGAATTCCTGCGCGGCCTGCGTGCCGCCGTGCCGGTGATGATCGGCTTCATTCCGTTCGCCCTGGTGCTCGGCGCGCAGGCGGCCCAGAAGGGCCTGAGCGCACTGGAAGTGCCACTGATGACCGGCCTCAACTTCGCTGGCGGTTCGGAGTTCGCCGCCGTCGAACTGTGGACCTCTCCGCCGCACATCGCACTGATCGTGGCGATCACCGCGCTGGTCAACAGCCGCCACCTGTTGATGGGCGCCAGCCTGGCCCCGCTGCTGCAGCACCTGCCGCGCCGCCGCGTGCTGCCGGCCCTGTTCTTCATGTGCGATGAAAGCTGGGCGATGGGCGTAGCCGATGCGCGCCGCCGCGCGCTTGGCTTCAGCCTGGCCTACTACCTGGGCGTGTCGGCAGGCCTGTACACGGTCTGGGTGGCCTGCACCGCATTGGGCGCGATCGTCGGCCCGATGCTGGGCGACATCCACGCCTATGGCTTCGACATGGCCTTCCCGGCCGTGTTCCTGGTGCTGCTACGCGGCATGTGGCAAGGCATGAAGGCGGCGCGGCCGTGGCTGGTCAGCCTGGTCGTGGCCGCGGCCACTTACCTGCTGATCCCGGGTGCCTGGTACGTGGCCAGCGGCGCATTGGCCGGCCTGGCGGCCGCCTGGCTGCTGGCGGAGGACGCGGCATGATCTTCAATGGACTGATCCACTGGACCTCGGTGCTGACCATCGTACTGATGGCCGCCGCCACCTACCTGACCCGCATCGTCGGCTTCCTCGCGCTGCGCAACCGCACGTTGAGCAAACGCGCAGTGACGGTGATGGAAGCCGCACCTGGCTGCGTGCTGATCTCGGTGATCGCCCCGGACTTCGTCGCCGACAAGCCCGCCGACCTGGCCGCACTGGCGATCACCCTGCTGGCCGCCACGCGGCTGTCGATGCTGCCGACGGTGCTGATCGGCGTGGTCTCGGCCGGTGTGTTGCGCTATCTGATGGGCTGACGCGCCCGCGACTTCCCCACGGGGTGTGACTGGAGGCGCAAGTGTCGCCATTGGCGCGACCTGCGCATGTGTCTGGCGC
The sequence above is a segment of the Stenotrophomonas maltophilia genome. Coding sequences within it:
- a CDS encoding AzlC family ABC transporter permease; its protein translation is MDARTTLPLPDTCDTAPRAEFLRGLRAAVPVMIGFIPFALVLGAQAAQKGLSALEVPLMTGLNFAGGSEFAAVELWTSPPHIALIVAITALVNSRHLLMGASLAPLLQHLPRRRVLPALFFMCDESWAMGVADARRRALGFSLAYYLGVSAGLYTVWVACTALGAIVGPMLGDIHAYGFDMAFPAVFLVLLRGMWQGMKAARPWLVSLVVAAATYLLIPGAWYVASGALAGLAAAWLLAEDAA
- a CDS encoding AzlD family protein, giving the protein MIFNGLIHWTSVLTIVLMAAATYLTRIVGFLALRNRTLSKRAVTVMEAAPGCVLISVIAPDFVADKPADLAALAITLLAATRLSMLPTVLIGVVSAGVLRYLMG